The proteins below are encoded in one region of Gammaproteobacteria bacterium:
- a CDS encoding ABC transporter substrate-binding protein: MGRLYKLVIVFAVLLTGCEGESVETLKVGTSLWPGYEPLFLGKRHGHFNNSEITFVEYPVPAGAVRALINGSVQAATLTMDEVLKIKEVGVPIKVVLVINISEGGDVILARQGIRSVKDLKGKRVANEGSVLAQYLLARALEINGLSLADIRSVRLSSTMHETVFTDGGIDAVVTYEPAKTKLIRNGAAQIFSSADIPGEIVDVLVVTEKYLATHPEVVKDLVDGWYLSLATFDSDKVGAARIINERMHVGEAAVLASFDGMILPDRKRTNALLSGDDSHLYESLRGLAKTMRNHDLLKTNFDPVQLLNNDYVK; encoded by the coding sequence ATGGGGCGACTGTACAAACTCGTGATTGTATTCGCAGTGCTGCTGACCGGTTGCGAGGGCGAATCGGTGGAAACGCTGAAAGTGGGGACCTCTCTGTGGCCTGGCTATGAGCCGCTATTTTTGGGCAAACGCCATGGCCATTTTAATAATTCAGAAATTACCTTTGTGGAGTATCCCGTCCCGGCGGGGGCGGTGCGTGCCTTGATCAATGGCTCTGTTCAGGCAGCCACACTGACCATGGATGAGGTGCTTAAGATCAAAGAGGTTGGCGTACCTATTAAAGTCGTGTTGGTGATAAATATTTCGGAAGGCGGTGACGTTATCCTCGCGCGCCAAGGTATTCGTAGTGTGAAAGACCTGAAGGGCAAAAGGGTGGCGAACGAGGGCTCGGTGTTGGCTCAGTATCTGCTGGCACGTGCGCTGGAAATAAATGGATTGAGTTTGGCGGATATAAGAAGCGTGCGGCTGAGTAGTACCATGCACGAGACAGTGTTTACCGATGGCGGTATTGATGCTGTAGTGACATACGAGCCAGCAAAGACCAAACTGATCAGAAATGGTGCGGCGCAAATATTTTCTTCGGCAGATATTCCGGGTGAAATTGTCGATGTGCTGGTGGTGACAGAAAAATATTTAGCGACACATCCTGAAGTGGTGAAAGATTTGGTTGATGGATGGTACCTATCATTGGCCACATTTGACTCCGATAAGGTGGGGGCAGCTCGGATTATCAACGAGCGAATGCATGTTGGCGAGGCAGCAGTATTGGCCAGTTTTGATGGCATGATCTTGCCTGACAGGAAGCGCACCAATGCGCTGTTGAGTGGTGATGATAGCCATTTGTATGAAAGTTTGCGTGGTTTGGCAAAAACGATGCGTAATCATGATTTGTTAAAGACAAATTTTGATCCTGTGCAGTTGTTGAATAACGACTACGTGAAGTGA
- the fusA gene encoding elongation factor G, translating to MTDLSKYRNIGIFAHVDAGKTTTTERILKLTGKIHKLGEVHDGAATTDFMDQERERGITIQSAAVSCFWNGHRFNVIDTPGHVDFTIEVYRSLKVLDGGIGVFCGSGGVEPQSETNWRYANDSRVARIIYVNKLDRIGADFYKVVGQVKKILGARPVVMTLPIGIEDQFSGVIDLLTMKAWIWDDSGDPMAYKIEEIPAEYLEKAKQYRAELIETAVEQDDELMEAYLEGKEPSVEDLKRCIRKGTIKLDFFPTFCGSSFKNKGVQLVLDGVVDYLPNPTEVDPQPEVDLEGNETGGHAIVDTSYPFRALAFKIMDDRFGALTFIRVYSGTLKKGDTVLNTFTGKTERIGRIVEMQANDRIELDGAQAGDIVAVIGMKNVQTGHTLADPKKPATLEPMVFPEPVISIAIAPKDKGAAEKLGIAIGKMVQEDPSFRVETDQDSGETIIKGMGELHLDIKVDILRRTHGVDVVVGKPQVAYRETITKKINDSYTHKKQTGGSGQFAKIDYTIEPGEPNSGFEFASKVTGGNVPREFWPAVEKGFRESMVKGVLAGFPCLDVKVALTDGSYHAVDSSAIAYEIAARAAYRQSLPKAGPQLLEPIMKVDVFTPDDHVGDVIGDLNRRRGMILGQDTASTGVRIKAEAPLSEMFGYIGDLRTMTSGRGQFSMEFARYSPCPNNVAEAVIKETKEREAAAKK from the coding sequence ATGACTGATCTAAGCAAATACAGAAACATTGGTATTTTTGCTCACGTAGACGCGGGTAAAACCACGACCACCGAGCGTATCCTGAAGCTGACCGGTAAAATCCATAAGCTGGGTGAAGTACACGATGGCGCGGCTACCACAGACTTCATGGACCAGGAACGTGAGCGTGGTATCACCATTCAGTCGGCGGCGGTTTCCTGTTTCTGGAACGGTCACCGTTTCAACGTCATCGACACCCCTGGACACGTTGACTTCACTATCGAAGTTTACCGCTCCCTGAAAGTTCTGGACGGTGGTATCGGTGTATTCTGTGGTTCCGGCGGTGTAGAGCCTCAGTCAGAAACCAACTGGCGCTATGCGAACGATTCACGCGTTGCCCGTATCATCTACGTGAACAAGCTGGACCGTATCGGCGCAGACTTCTACAAAGTGGTTGGTCAGGTGAAGAAAATCCTGGGCGCACGTCCTGTGGTAATGACTCTGCCTATCGGTATCGAAGACCAGTTTTCTGGCGTTATCGACCTGTTGACCATGAAAGCATGGATCTGGGATGACTCCGGTGACCCCATGGCCTACAAGATTGAAGAGATTCCTGCTGAGTACCTGGAAAAGGCCAAGCAGTACCGCGCCGAGCTGATCGAAACTGCGGTTGAGCAAGACGACGAGCTGATGGAAGCCTACCTGGAAGGTAAAGAGCCTTCTGTCGAAGACCTGAAGCGTTGCATCCGTAAGGGTACAATCAAGTTGGACTTCTTCCCGACGTTCTGTGGTTCTTCGTTCAAGAACAAAGGCGTGCAGCTGGTGCTGGATGGCGTGGTTGATTACCTGCCTAACCCGACAGAAGTTGATCCACAGCCTGAAGTTGATTTGGAAGGTAACGAGACCGGTGGTCACGCGATCGTTGATACTTCCTACCCGTTCCGCGCACTGGCGTTCAAGATCATGGACGACCGTTTCGGCGCCCTGACCTTTATCCGTGTTTACTCCGGTACGCTGAAGAAAGGCGACACCGTACTGAATACCTTTACAGGCAAGACCGAGCGTATCGGCCGTATCGTAGAGATGCAGGCCAACGACCGTATCGAACTGGATGGCGCCCAGGCGGGTGACATCGTTGCAGTCATCGGTATGAAGAACGTGCAGACCGGTCACACACTGGCGGATCCAAAGAAACCTGCGACTCTGGAACCGATGGTGTTCCCAGAGCCAGTTATTTCTATCGCCATCGCTCCGAAAGACAAGGGCGCTGCCGAGAAACTGGGTATCGCCATTGGCAAGATGGTTCAGGAAGATCCTTCCTTCCGCGTTGAAACTGACCAGGATTCAGGCGAAACCATCATCAAGGGCATGGGCGAATTGCATCTGGACATCAAGGTCGACATTTTGCGTCGTACCCATGGTGTAGACGTAGTGGTTGGTAAGCCGCAGGTTGCCTACCGCGAAACCATCACCAAGAAAATTAACGACAGCTACACCCACAAGAAGCAAACCGGTGGTTCTGGTCAGTTTGCGAAAATTGACTACACCATTGAGCCAGGTGAGCCAAACAGCGGTTTTGAATTTGCGTCCAAGGTTACCGGTGGTAACGTACCTCGCGAATTCTGGCCAGCGGTTGAAAAGGGCTTCAGAGAGTCCATGGTCAAAGGTGTTCTGGCGGGCTTCCCCTGCTTGGACGTTAAGGTTGCTCTGACAGACGGTAGCTACCACGCGGTTGACTCTTCTGCGATCGCTTACGAAATCGCTGCCCGCGCTGCTTACCGCCAGTCTTTGCCTAAGGCCGGCCCGCAGTTGCTGGAGCCGATCATGAAGGTTGACGTGTTTACCCCAGACGATCACGTAGGTGACGTTATCGGTGACTTGAACCGCCGTCGCGGCATGATCCTGGGTCAGGATACTGCATCTACGGGTGTTCGTATCAAGGCCGAAGCTCCACTGTCTGAAATGTTCGGTTACATCGGTGATCTGCGTACCATGACTTCTGGTCGTGGTCAGTTCTCCATGGAGTTCGCGCGTTATTCTCCATGCCCGAACAACGTGGCTGAAGCCGTTATCAAGGAAACCAAAGAGCGCGAAGCAGCAGCTAAGAAATAA